The DNA region GTGATCCTGCTCGATTCCATCACCCGTCTGGCGCGCGCTTACAACACCGTGGTGCCCTCTTCCGGCAAGGTGTTGACCGGCGGTGTGGACGCCAATGCGCTGCATCGCCCCAAACGTTTCTTCGGCGCGGCGCGCAACATCGAAGAGGGCGGCTCGCTGACCATCATCGCCACCGCGCTCATCGATACCGGCTCGCGCATGGACGACGTGATCTTTGAAGAGTTCAAGGGCACGGGCAACTGCGAAATTATTTTGGACCGCAAGCTGTCCGACAAGCGCGTCTTCCCGGCCATCGACATCCAGCGCTCCGGCACCCGCAAGGAAGAGCTCATCATCCCCAAGGAAGACCTGCAGCGCATCTGGGTGCTCCGCAAGGTGCTCAACCCGCTGTCGCCGGTCGAAGCGATGGAACTGCTCATCGACAAGCTCAGCAAAACGCCGAATAACGGCACGTTCCTGTCGAACATGAGCAGTCTCTAGGCGTAAGGCGCAAGGAAAAAGCCCGGTCCTCGCGACCGGGCTTTGCTTTTCCGCTGACATCCCGAACGGAACTACGCGACTGCCTTCCCCGCCTTCGTCTTCGGAATAAAGTAAACGTCCGTGGGCTTGAACTGTGCCAGGCGGCGGAACTTCGCCCGCACCGGCATGCCCACCTTGATCTCCTTTTCGGTGAGCCCGACCAGGCGCGTCAGCAGCAGGGTATTGACGCCATCGAACTCGATCAGCGCCAGGTTGAACGGCGTTTCCTTCAAGAAGCTTTCCGAGCCGAAGTAGCACGTTGTCCAGGTGTGGACGCGCCCTTCGAGGGGCAGTTCGTACCAGCGCGTCTCGGCGCCGCACTCCATGCAGTAAGCGCGCGGCGTAGCGAAGCGATATCCGCACCTCTTGCACTCGCTGCCCATCAGCTTGCCTTGGGCCAGCCCGGTGAAAAAGGGTGTGTCTTCCGCATAGCTGTTGAGGTAGTCGACGGTGTAGCGCTCCTTGACCAGCAGCGGGTCGGTACAGAACACCACTGCGCCCGTGTCAACCTCCGGCAAGCGGATCTTGTCGTAGACCGGCTTCGTACCGGCCGGCGACTTCGCGGTTGGCTTCGCCGCGACCTTTTTCTTTGTGACTGCTGCTCTGCTCATCGTGCCCTCCGGGCCTTGGACGCCGGGCCGTTGGTGGAAGTACTTTCGAGAATGCTCACGGTGACGTAAGTTCCCGTGCCCGCGTGGCTGTGTATTGCGCCCCGCATGCCGCGTTTGCCCCGCCCGCGTTTCTGCTTCACTTGTATGGTGGCATCGCCGGCGTTGTGCTTGGCGATGGCGCCTTGGAGCTGCCAGAACGCAAAGACTGCCTGCATCAGCCCGGTGGCGCCCACGGGATGGCCGCAGGCCAGAAGGCCCCCCGACGGATTGACCGGGATCTTGCCCGTCAGATCGGCATGGCCTTGCTCGACGAATTTACCGCCGTCACCGTAGCGGCAGAGGCCCATGTCCTCGTACGTCTGGATC from Candidatus Binatia bacterium includes:
- a CDS encoding Zn-ribbon domain-containing OB-fold protein, encoding MSRAAVTKKKVAAKPTAKSPAGTKPVYDKIRLPEVDTGAVVFCTDPLLVKERYTVDYLNSYAEDTPFFTGLAQGKLMGSECKRCGYRFATPRAYCMECGAETRWYELPLEGRVHTWTTCYFGSESFLKETPFNLALIEFDGVNTLLLTRLVGLTEKEIKVGMPVRAKFRRLAQFKPTDVYFIPKTKAGKAVA
- the rho gene encoding transcription termination factor Rho (An RNA-DNA helicase that actively releases nascent mRNAs from paused transcription complexes), whose translation is VILLDSITRLARAYNTVVPSSGKVLTGGVDANALHRPKRFFGAARNIEEGGSLTIIATALIDTGSRMDDVIFEEFKGTGNCEIILDRKLSDKRVFPAIDIQRSGTRKEELIIPKEDLQRIWVLRKVLNPLSPVEAMELLIDKLSKTPNNGTFLSNMSSL